TTGATTCCCAAGGAGAAGGTCTCGATCCAACGATGACTTTAACCAGTGTTCCCAAAGCTGGTAATTTACCCATCTTCTTGGACATAGGGGAAGTTAGAATTTCCAGTAAGTACTTAAAAGGTTTAAATGAATTAACACAAATTAGAGATACGGTAGACTCAAATAAATTTTGGGATTACATTGCCCCCAACCGACAAGTATTTTGTACCATCACTTACTCATTTGATAACAACACTTGTACAGAAAGTAACGGTATTCTGAAGGCAAATGATTTTTTCAATGGGATTGGTGCCCAATTTCCTTCAAATGATCCTTCATCCGAAACTCTGAGTTGGGAACAAGCATATTCATCTGGCCAACCTTGGTTAGGAAGAGAATACTATTATGCTGCTATCTATTTTAGATCACTTGTGACTGGTTTTGCATTAGATGCGGGAATTCCAGTGAGAGGAAGATTCGATAATAGAACAATTGTGAATGGATTAAATATTGTTCCAAGAAATAATTACGTAGCTGGTACAACCACTGCCGAAAAAAGTAATATCGTTCCAAAATTATTCCCTGCATTGTTCACTCAATTGCCAACACAATCGGTTCAGTCAGATATGAGGATTCGTGATGGATTTGATCCATATATTTTAGAAGTCAGAGTTAACTTAAAAGAAAACTTGATGTTACATTCTTACACATCAAGTAGATCAACGACTGTTACATATGTTGGAGTGAGTGATATTTTTTCCGATCACAAAGGTGAAGGTGATGCTGGTGGAAATATATTAACTAGAGCAAGAGTCATTTACCCAGAAGTTGCTTCTAGTTTAACGATCAGTGGTGGAGGGAATTCTCTTTTACATTATTATGGGATTTTCCGTTTCCAAGAAACAGAATACCTCAATGTATTACCTCTTGCTGCAACTCCCGCAAAACAAAATGCAAAGATCAAATACTTAAATCCAGGAACCTATAAGGTTGTCTGTTTGGGAGATTTGTCAAAAAGAGACGGATATCCTGATACGGTTGTAAGAGAAACCGCTTTTACGATTCCTGATTATCCATTCCGACAGACATATGATGTTGCTTTGTCCTGCCCTTAGGAAAAAAATAGTTTCTTACTTCAATTTTACTTTTTCTCCCTAGAGTTTTCGAATGAATTGGTAAAAGTACCAATGTCATGAAAACGATTTTGATCAAACTAAGAGACTTTTTCGGGAATGAATCAAATACACCTGGCGAATTCCAATTCCCGATTCGTTACAAACTGCTGTTAATCACTTCGATTGTACTTTTGATTTCGATGTCTGGAGTGATTTTTCTTGCTT
The sequence above is a segment of the Leptospira levettii genome. Coding sequences within it:
- a CDS encoding LIC11270 family surface protein — its product is MKSKFLHACFLILAVSILIDCKTKLDLGDETKLPVISTLFNNRMLLLLKGTYATDNPLDWTELNNGTGDLYVDSQGEGLDPTMTLTSVPKAGNLPIFLDIGEVRISSKYLKGLNELTQIRDTVDSNKFWDYIAPNRQVFCTITYSFDNNTCTESNGILKANDFFNGIGAQFPSNDPSSETLSWEQAYSSGQPWLGREYYYAAIYFRSLVTGFALDAGIPVRGRFDNRTIVNGLNIVPRNNYVAGTTTAEKSNIVPKLFPALFTQLPTQSVQSDMRIRDGFDPYILEVRVNLKENLMLHSYTSSRSTTVTYVGVSDIFSDHKGEGDAGGNILTRARVIYPEVASSLTISGGGNSLLHYYGIFRFQETEYLNVLPLAATPAKQNAKIKYLNPGTYKVVCLGDLSKRDGYPDTVVRETAFTIPDYPFRQTYDVALSCP